From the genome of Pelomonas sp. SE-A7, one region includes:
- a CDS encoding acyl-CoA thioesterase, with protein MSSPSPRPQPEPRSAYARFVTLGTRWMDNDLYGHLNNVVYYSLFDTAVNQYLIEQGALDLHGGAVIGLVVETHCNFFESLAFPQRIEAGLRVAGGGRSSVRYEIALFAEGAELSAARGHFIHVYVDRESRRPVAELPNAYVQALQSLKVPAP; from the coding sequence ATGAGCAGCCCTTCGCCCCGTCCCCAGCCCGAGCCGCGCTCGGCCTATGCCCGCTTCGTGACGCTGGGCACGCGCTGGATGGACAACGACCTCTACGGCCACCTGAACAACGTCGTCTACTACAGCCTGTTCGACACCGCGGTGAACCAGTACCTGATCGAGCAGGGCGCGCTGGACCTCCACGGCGGCGCCGTCATCGGCCTGGTGGTCGAGACCCACTGCAACTTCTTCGAGTCGCTGGCCTTTCCGCAGCGCATAGAAGCCGGCCTGCGCGTGGCTGGTGGCGGACGCTCCAGCGTGCGCTACGAGATCGCCCTGTTCGCCGAAGGCGCCGAGCTCAGCGCGGCGCGCGGCCATTTCATCCATGTCTATGTGGACCGCGAGTCGCGCCGGCCGGTGGCCGAGTTGCCGAACGCCTATGTCCAAGCCCTGCAATCCCTGAAGGTGCCAGCCCCATGA
- a CDS encoding patatin-like phospholipase family protein, giving the protein MSEAPVRAPLARRGLLLAGLALAACSSLPPPPIPVPPPVEPPPAPKPAPKPPRIGLALGGGAARGFAHIGVIQVLEEQGIKVDLVAGTSAGSLVAALYASGRNGNEMAQLAESMDEGSITDWAFPTRGLIRGEALARFVREKTGNKLIEQMPLPLGIVATDLSDGSPILFRTGDTGAAVRASSSVPAVFQPVHIGNRDYVDGGLVAPVPVRFARQMGAELVIGVDITSPPEEKPGSDPLRMLLQTFSIMGRSINTFELRDADLVIRPALNGIGSADFTARKRSIQAGREAAQALLPQLRQRIAAKTR; this is encoded by the coding sequence ATGTCCGAAGCCCCTGTTCGCGCGCCGCTGGCGCGCCGCGGCCTGCTGCTGGCAGGTCTGGCCCTGGCGGCCTGCTCCAGCCTGCCGCCACCGCCGATTCCCGTGCCACCGCCGGTCGAGCCGCCACCGGCTCCGAAGCCTGCGCCCAAGCCGCCGCGCATCGGCCTGGCCCTGGGTGGTGGCGCGGCGCGCGGTTTCGCCCATATCGGCGTGATCCAGGTGCTGGAAGAGCAGGGCATCAAGGTCGACCTGGTGGCCGGCACCTCGGCTGGCAGCCTGGTCGCCGCCCTTTATGCCTCGGGCAGGAACGGCAACGAGATGGCCCAGCTGGCCGAATCCATGGACGAGGGATCCATCACCGACTGGGCCTTCCCGACGCGTGGCCTGATACGCGGCGAGGCGCTGGCCCGCTTCGTGCGCGAGAAGACCGGCAACAAGCTGATCGAGCAGATGCCGCTGCCGCTGGGCATAGTCGCGACCGATCTGTCGGACGGTTCGCCCATCCTGTTCCGCACCGGCGACACCGGGGCCGCGGTGCGGGCGTCCAGCTCGGTGCCGGCGGTGTTCCAGCCGGTCCATATCGGCAATCGCGACTATGTGGACGGCGGCCTCGTAGCGCCGGTGCCGGTGCGCTTCGCCCGCCAGATGGGCGCCGAGCTGGTGATTGGTGTGGACATCACTTCGCCGCCCGAAGAGAAGCCGGGCAGCGATCCGCTGCGCATGCTGCTGCAGACGTTTTCCATCATGGGCCGCAGCATCAATACCTTCGAGCTGCGCGATGCCGACCTGGTGATTCGTCCGGCGCTGAACGGCATTGGCAGTGCCGACTTCACGGCTCGCAAGCGCTCCATCCAGGCCGGCCGCGAGGCCGCTCAGGCCCTGCTGCCGCAGCTGCGCCAGCGCATCGCTGCCAAGACTCGCTGA
- a CDS encoding TonB-dependent receptor, with the protein MPINFSGNLRLHRTAVALAVCLAAATATQVQAQSNATGSIFGSVQATPGTTVLIENPATGFKRTVTPDATGRIQASSLPVGSYKVSLLRDGKAIQTREGVEVQLGQGAEVSFGQQLETVTVTGARRKLDVSSADNGASFSAKQLEALPTGRNLDAIIRLAPNTTNVDPRYPGGASIGGGAASENSYYINGFPVTNPLNQLGSSELPFGAIEQAQILNGGFGAEFGRSVGGVINVITKSGTNTWETGGTISLSPNSLRSKAQNRYYATTGKVPATDGKLFLYRENNTQSETQVGGYVGGPLIKDHLFMFVAAEKRTLKNGSMDAINGSTVNGADAPSAWNDDKTVTTRVLGKLDFNITDGHRLDLTLIGDTPKLTRTVSGANTLTGARNGKVDHIENWKNDEDGLTTSGANVQILRYVGELSDNLTLTALYGKSSTKRSATTAGIDTTVPFVGFENGNAAKAPGLSYPVLNSFTGQLYRAGNEDKVKGLRLDIEYKLGQHTLRAGMDDNKMSTLFGGKEAPPGGRSLQYRLLTDPAAVANKNLTLPDSGSQQMWIGNPNNGALAAKGYYGVENITSSVSDAYSNQTAQYIEDKYQVTKNLLLVAGLRRETYENQNSAKETFLKVDNQYNPRFQAVWDALGDSSLKVFTSAGRYSIQIPTLVALRGANGSTGTSTVFTYTGVDSKGMPTGRIDQTKAYSPNAEYGQAKDPHSVAGVNMKPAYQDEMTVGIEKALTRDLNGGVKLTYRSLKSTIDDMCDWRPFAKWLEKNPGVSAAPWKAFLADVENGHSPFSCASFNPGEANSFDINFNGDGKTYTRVNLSAADLGYGGMKPKRVYTALDFFVEHPFRDNWYGKVTYTYSTSKGNTEGQTLSDRAQRDVSATQTWDQPELMEHAYGYLPNDRKHQIKGYGYVQLTPEWQAAGALSWESGRPRSCLGVYKGPNQNDVNWGTLNYGSNYHYCFGKPADRGAVGRLANNSRIDLSLTYKPSYVPGLSVSAEVFNVANSQAILAVEERGETGSGAPRSIYELSQGNAAPRNVRFAVTYNKAF; encoded by the coding sequence ATGCCCATTAACTTCAGCGGCAATCTGCGCCTGCATCGAACTGCCGTTGCGCTCGCCGTCTGTCTTGCCGCCGCCACGGCCACCCAGGTCCAAGCCCAGTCCAACGCCACCGGCAGCATCTTCGGCTCGGTGCAGGCAACGCCCGGCACCACGGTGCTGATCGAGAACCCGGCCACCGGCTTCAAGCGCACGGTCACGCCCGACGCCACCGGCCGCATCCAGGCCTCCTCGCTGCCGGTGGGCAGCTACAAGGTCAGCCTGCTGCGCGACGGCAAGGCCATCCAGACCCGCGAGGGCGTCGAAGTGCAGCTCGGTCAGGGCGCCGAGGTTTCTTTCGGCCAGCAGCTTGAAACGGTCACGGTGACCGGCGCTCGCCGCAAGCTTGACGTGTCGAGTGCCGACAACGGCGCCAGCTTCTCGGCCAAGCAACTGGAGGCTCTGCCGACCGGCCGCAACCTGGACGCCATCATCCGCCTCGCGCCAAACACCACCAATGTGGACCCGCGCTATCCCGGCGGCGCCAGCATCGGCGGCGGCGCGGCTTCTGAGAACTCGTACTACATCAACGGCTTCCCGGTCACCAACCCGCTGAACCAGTTGGGATCGTCGGAACTGCCATTCGGCGCGATTGAACAGGCCCAGATCCTGAACGGCGGCTTCGGCGCCGAGTTCGGCCGTTCGGTGGGTGGCGTGATCAACGTCATCACCAAGAGCGGCACCAACACCTGGGAAACCGGCGGCACCATCAGCCTGTCGCCGAATTCGCTGCGCAGCAAGGCGCAGAACCGCTACTACGCCACTACCGGCAAGGTGCCGGCAACCGACGGCAAGCTCTTCCTGTACCGCGAGAACAACACGCAAAGCGAGACCCAAGTGGGCGGCTATGTGGGCGGCCCGCTGATCAAGGACCATCTGTTCATGTTCGTCGCCGCCGAGAAGCGCACGTTGAAGAACGGCTCGATGGACGCGATCAACGGCAGTACCGTGAATGGCGCCGACGCCCCAAGCGCCTGGAACGACGACAAGACCGTCACCACCCGCGTGCTGGGCAAGCTGGACTTCAACATCACTGACGGCCATCGCCTGGACCTGACGTTGATCGGCGACACGCCCAAGCTGACCCGCACGGTATCAGGGGCCAACACCCTGACCGGTGCCCGCAATGGCAAGGTCGACCACATCGAGAACTGGAAGAACGACGAGGACGGCCTGACCACCTCGGGCGCCAACGTGCAGATCCTGCGCTATGTGGGCGAGCTGAGCGACAACCTCACCTTGACCGCCTTGTATGGCAAGAGCTCGACCAAGCGTTCCGCCACCACGGCCGGCATCGACACCACCGTACCCTTCGTCGGCTTCGAGAACGGCAACGCAGCCAAGGCGCCAGGCCTGAGTTATCCGGTCCTGAACAGCTTCACCGGCCAGCTCTACCGCGCCGGCAACGAAGACAAGGTCAAGGGCCTGCGCCTGGACATCGAGTACAAGCTGGGCCAGCACACGCTGCGCGCCGGCATGGACGACAACAAGATGTCCACGCTCTTCGGCGGCAAGGAAGCGCCCCCGGGAGGCCGCAGCCTGCAGTACCGTCTATTGACCGACCCCGCGGCCGTGGCCAACAAGAATCTCACGCTGCCGGACTCGGGCAGCCAGCAGATGTGGATTGGCAACCCGAACAACGGAGCCCTGGCTGCCAAGGGCTACTACGGCGTGGAGAACATCACCTCCAGCGTCAGCGACGCCTACTCAAACCAGACGGCGCAGTACATCGAAGACAAGTACCAGGTGACCAAGAACCTGCTGCTGGTCGCCGGGCTGCGCCGCGAGACCTACGAGAACCAGAATTCGGCCAAGGAGACTTTCCTCAAGGTCGACAACCAGTACAACCCGCGCTTCCAGGCCGTATGGGACGCGCTGGGCGACTCGTCGCTGAAAGTCTTCACCAGCGCCGGCCGCTACTCGATCCAGATCCCCACACTGGTGGCCCTGCGCGGCGCCAACGGCTCCACCGGCACGTCCACCGTCTTCACCTACACCGGCGTCGACTCCAAGGGCATGCCCACCGGCCGCATCGACCAGACCAAGGCCTATTCGCCGAATGCCGAATATGGCCAGGCCAAGGACCCGCACAGCGTCGCCGGCGTGAACATGAAGCCGGCGTATCAGGACGAGATGACCGTCGGCATCGAGAAAGCCCTGACCCGAGACCTGAACGGCGGCGTCAAGCTGACCTACCGCTCGCTGAAGAGCACGATCGACGACATGTGTGACTGGCGTCCGTTCGCCAAGTGGCTGGAGAAGAACCCCGGCGTCAGTGCCGCGCCCTGGAAGGCGTTCCTGGCTGATGTCGAGAACGGCCATTCGCCGTTCAGCTGCGCCTCGTTCAACCCGGGCGAGGCCAACAGCTTTGACATCAACTTCAACGGCGACGGCAAGACCTACACCCGCGTCAACCTGAGCGCCGCGGACCTGGGCTACGGCGGCATGAAGCCCAAGCGCGTCTACACCGCGCTGGACTTCTTCGTCGAGCACCCGTTCCGCGACAACTGGTACGGCAAGGTGACCTACACCTACTCGACCAGCAAGGGCAACACCGAAGGCCAGACCCTGTCCGACCGGGCGCAGCGCGACGTGTCGGCCACGCAGACCTGGGACCAGCCCGAGCTGATGGAGCACGCCTATGGCTACCTGCCCAATGACCGCAAGCACCAGATCAAGGGCTATGGCTATGTTCAGCTGACGCCTGAGTGGCAGGCCGCCGGCGCTTTGAGCTGGGAATCGGGCCGTCCGCGCAGTTGCCTGGGTGTCTACAAGGGCCCCAACCAGAACGACGTGAACTGGGGCACGCTGAACTACGGCTCGAACTACCACTACTGCTTCGGCAAGCCCGCTGATCGCGGTGCCGTGGGCCGTCTCGCCAACAACTCGCGCATCGACCTGAGCCTGACCTACAAGCCCAGCTATGTGCCGGGCCTGTCGGTGTCGGCCGAGGTGTTCAACGTCGCCAACTCGCAAGCCATCCTGGCCGTGGAAGAACGCGGCGAGACCGGCAGCGGCGCTCCGCGCAGCATCTACGAGCTGTCGCAAGGCAATGCAGCCCCGCGCAACGTCCGCTTTGCCGTGACCTACAACAAGGCCTTCTGA
- a CDS encoding DUF4399 domain-containing protein: MGHRILCSLVVLALASVSPAGRADTLPAGALEKRCWLAHTSERTAVDLREPTAVSFSNLRNGYAFRSPFWVEFGVRGMGVVPAGNKNERAGHHHILIDTPLPINHQAQIPFSDTHKHFGKGQTGTQLDLPDGKHTLRLLFADHEHRPYFVYSREISIQVIGRRTAAPVRIESNNFDDSCTLWYQDTMAAPRSGAKEAYVKNLRDEEVVGSPFTLSFGVVGLGIAPAAQKVKDTGHFIYTINSRGGGQVQRQVLADGRTESLIELPRGDYELDLRLQDSDGNQLLKAPPLRFSVQKQER; the protein is encoded by the coding sequence ATGGGACATCGCATCTTGTGTTCGCTGGTCGTTCTGGCGCTGGCATCGGTCAGCCCGGCCGGCCGCGCCGACACGCTGCCGGCCGGCGCGCTGGAGAAGCGCTGCTGGCTGGCCCACACGTCGGAGCGCACGGCGGTCGATCTGCGCGAGCCCACGGCGGTGAGCTTCAGCAATCTGCGCAACGGCTATGCCTTCCGCTCCCCTTTCTGGGTCGAGTTCGGCGTGCGCGGCATGGGCGTGGTACCGGCCGGCAACAAAAACGAGCGCGCCGGCCACCACCACATCCTGATAGACACGCCGCTGCCGATCAATCACCAGGCCCAGATCCCGTTCTCCGACACCCACAAGCATTTCGGCAAGGGCCAGACCGGCACCCAGCTGGACCTGCCCGACGGCAAGCACACGCTGCGCCTGCTGTTTGCCGACCATGAGCATCGGCCCTACTTCGTCTACAGCCGAGAAATCAGCATCCAGGTGATAGGCCGGCGCACCGCCGCGCCGGTGCGCATCGAGTCCAACAACTTCGACGACAGCTGCACCCTCTGGTACCAGGACACCATGGCCGCGCCGCGCTCGGGCGCCAAGGAGGCCTACGTCAAGAACCTGCGCGACGAGGAGGTGGTCGGCAGTCCCTTCACGCTGAGCTTTGGCGTGGTCGGACTCGGCATTGCGCCGGCCGCACAGAAGGTCAAGGACACCGGTCATTTCATCTACACGATCAACAGCCGAGGCGGCGGCCAGGTCCAGCGCCAGGTGCTGGCCGACGGCCGCACCGAGAGCCTGATCGAACTGCCGCGCGGCGACTACGAGCTGGACCTGCGCCTGCAAGACAGTGATGGCAACCAATTGCTGAAGGCGCCGCCGCTGCGCTTCAGCGTGCAGAAGCAGGAGCGCTGA
- a CDS encoding phasin family protein translates to MLTPEQVFAAHKANVETLFGLTNKAFEGVEKLVELNLQAAKTALSEVADSSTAALSVKDAQELLSLQQSLLQPSAEKAAAYSRHLYDIAAATNAEFVKLAESQYGDVQKKFNAVIENAVKNAPAGSESAAALVKSAVAAANNALETAQKAAKQAAEVAEANFQAVTSQAVKATQTATRSSKKAAA, encoded by the coding sequence ATGCTGACCCCGGAACAAGTTTTTGCCGCCCACAAGGCCAATGTCGAGACCCTGTTCGGCCTGACCAACAAGGCCTTCGAAGGCGTCGAAAAGCTGGTCGAACTGAACCTGCAAGCCGCCAAGACCGCGCTGAGCGAAGTCGCCGATTCGTCGACCGCCGCCCTGTCGGTCAAGGACGCCCAAGAGCTGCTGTCGCTGCAACAGTCGCTGCTGCAGCCGAGCGCCGAGAAGGCCGCCGCCTACAGCCGTCACCTGTATGACATCGCCGCCGCCACGAACGCCGAGTTCGTCAAGCTGGCTGAGTCGCAGTACGGCGACGTGCAGAAGAAGTTCAACGCCGTCATCGAAAACGCCGTCAAGAACGCCCCGGCCGGTAGCGAAAGCGCCGCTGCCCTGGTGAAGTCGGCTGTCGCTGCCGCCAACAACGCCCTGGAAACCGCACAGAAGGCTGCCAAGCAAGCCGCCGAAGTGGCCGAAGCCAACTTCCAGGCCGTGACCAGCCAGGCCGTCAAGGCCACCCAGACGGCCACCCGCTCGAGCAAGAAGGCCGCTGCCTGA
- a CDS encoding AraC family ligand binding domain-containing protein has protein sequence MALTHANPGQLIDLVPLADGKTDSPSTSLIKTEQLQLLHMVLHAGQSLPEHQVAGELILQCLAGRVRLRTPGQQMPLSAGQLVLLRGGERHGVEAEVDSCLLLTLSLKH, from the coding sequence ATGGCCCTGACCCACGCCAATCCCGGCCAGTTGATCGATCTGGTGCCGCTGGCCGACGGCAAGACCGACAGCCCCAGCACCAGCCTGATCAAGACCGAGCAGTTGCAGCTGCTGCACATGGTCCTGCATGCCGGCCAGTCGCTGCCCGAGCATCAGGTGGCGGGTGAGCTGATCCTGCAATGCCTGGCGGGCCGCGTGCGGCTGCGCACACCGGGCCAGCAGATGCCGCTGAGCGCCGGTCAGCTGGTGCTGCTGCGCGGCGGTGAGCGACATGGCGTCGAGGCCGAAGTCGACAGCTGCCTGCTGCTGACCTTGTCGCTGAAGCACTGA
- a CDS encoding LON peptidase substrate-binding domain-containing protein: protein MSDERIELFPLSSVLFPAGLLELRIFEPRYLDLIQRCLKDDRPFGVVCLTSGNEVRQRGEGDQFLRESFESLGTLAHVDSCDRTQPGLLQIRCTGGQRFQLWRSECLPHGLWVGEGRLLSADAEVQVPPDLQRASRQLQLLLSRFEQAVATADLPVQPPYRWDDCGWLANRWCELLPLPSSEKQRLLALDNPLLRLELVADLLEHLGP from the coding sequence ATGAGCGACGAACGCATCGAGTTGTTCCCGCTGAGCTCGGTGCTGTTCCCAGCAGGTCTGCTGGAGCTGCGCATCTTCGAGCCGCGCTACCTGGACCTGATCCAGCGCTGCCTCAAGGACGACCGGCCGTTCGGCGTGGTCTGCCTGACCTCGGGCAACGAGGTGCGCCAGCGCGGCGAGGGCGATCAGTTCCTGCGCGAGAGCTTCGAGAGCCTGGGCACCCTGGCTCATGTCGACTCATGCGATCGGACCCAGCCCGGCCTGCTGCAGATCCGCTGCACCGGCGGCCAGCGCTTCCAGCTGTGGCGCAGCGAATGCCTGCCGCATGGGCTGTGGGTCGGCGAAGGCCGCCTGCTGTCCGCCGACGCCGAGGTGCAGGTGCCGCCCGACCTGCAGCGCGCCAGCCGGCAATTGCAGCTGCTGCTGAGCCGATTCGAACAGGCAGTGGCCACGGCGGACCTGCCGGTCCAGCCTCCCTATCGCTGGGACGATTGTGGCTGGCTGGCGAACCGCTGGTGCGAGCTGCTGCCGCTGCCATCTTCCGAGAAGCAGCGCCTGCTGGCGCTGGACAACCCTCTGCTGAGGCTGGAACTGGTGGCGGATCTGCTGGAGCACCTGGGCCCCTGA
- a CDS encoding nitroreductase, translating to MSRFEIPSPEQRAAVDAAIESRHSMRAFLPTPVAREVVEDILRIAARAPSGTNTQPWQVHVLTGAAKQRLSSRIQAVYDDPTELAAHTEEYAYYPREWVSPYIDRRRKIGWDLYGLLGIAKTDKARMHDQHGRNYAFFDAPVGLMFTIDRVMQQGSWLDYGMFIQNIMIAARARGLHTCPQAAFTQFHRLIAEELKLGPEQQLVCGMSLGHADPVAVENGLVTERASVAEFARFLAD from the coding sequence ATGAGCCGATTCGAGATCCCCAGCCCCGAGCAACGCGCCGCGGTCGATGCCGCCATCGAGAGCCGCCATTCGATGCGGGCCTTCCTGCCCACACCGGTGGCCCGCGAGGTGGTCGAGGACATCCTGCGCATTGCCGCGCGGGCGCCCTCGGGCACCAACACCCAGCCCTGGCAGGTCCATGTGCTGACCGGCGCGGCCAAGCAGCGCCTGTCGAGCCGCATCCAGGCGGTCTACGACGACCCGACCGAGCTGGCCGCCCACACCGAGGAATACGCCTACTACCCGCGCGAATGGGTCTCGCCCTACATAGACCGCCGCCGCAAGATCGGCTGGGACCTGTACGGCCTGCTAGGCATCGCCAAGACCGACAAGGCCCGCATGCATGACCAGCACGGCCGCAACTACGCGTTCTTCGACGCGCCGGTGGGCCTGATGTTCACCATAGACCGGGTGATGCAGCAGGGCAGCTGGCTGGACTACGGCATGTTCATCCAGAACATCATGATCGCGGCGCGCGCGCGCGGCCTGCACACCTGCCCGCAGGCGGCCTTCACCCAGTTCCACCGCCTGATCGCCGAGGAGCTGAAGCTGGGCCCTGAGCAGCAGCTGGTCTGCGGCATGTCGCTGGGCCATGCGGACCCGGTGGCGGTGGAGAACGGCCTGGTGACCGAGCGCGCCTCGGTGGCCGAGTTCGCCCGCTTCCTCGCGGACTGA
- a CDS encoding sodium:proton antiporter: MLDGRTLGALWGLPFAGLLLSIALCPLLTPRLWHAHYGKVAAAWSLAFLLPFALGQGAGSAGHLVLHTLLSEYLPFIILLVALFATAGGIYVRGNLHGSPELNVALMAVGALLASVMGTTGASMLMIRPLIRANDHRRRCAHVFVFFIFIVSNAGGSLTPLGDPPLFLGFLQGVDFFWTLRHIFPETLFLIGALLAVFWLLDRWYCQREGGPRQDPTPDDAASFGIEGGINLLLLAAVVGLVLMSGLWKPGVNFLLAGIEVPLPSLLRDLGLLAVTWLSLRLTPSAVRESNQFGWGPMQEVAKLFAGIFLTMIPVLAMLKAGEQGAFAAVTRAVTGADGQPLPWAYFWFSGLLSSFLDNAPTYLVFFNLAGGDAQQLMGPLATTLAAVSAGSVFMGANSYIGNAPNFMVKAVVEERGIAMPSFFGYMAWSGAVLLPLFLLMTLIFFR, translated from the coding sequence ATGCTGGACGGGCGCACGCTCGGGGCGCTATGGGGCCTGCCGTTCGCCGGCCTGCTGCTGTCGATAGCGCTGTGTCCGCTGCTGACGCCGCGGCTCTGGCATGCCCACTACGGCAAAGTCGCTGCGGCCTGGTCACTGGCGTTTCTGCTGCCGTTCGCGCTGGGCCAGGGCGCCGGTTCGGCGGGGCACCTGGTGCTGCACACACTGCTTTCTGAATACCTGCCTTTCATCATCCTGCTGGTGGCCCTGTTCGCCACGGCCGGCGGCATCTACGTGCGGGGCAACCTGCATGGCAGCCCCGAGCTCAACGTAGCCCTGATGGCCGTGGGCGCGCTGCTGGCCAGCGTGATGGGAACGACCGGCGCCTCGATGCTGATGATCCGGCCGCTGATACGAGCCAACGACCACCGCAGGCGCTGTGCCCATGTGTTCGTGTTCTTCATCTTCATCGTCAGCAATGCCGGCGGCTCGCTGACGCCGCTGGGCGACCCACCACTGTTCCTGGGCTTCCTGCAGGGCGTGGATTTCTTCTGGACGCTGCGCCACATCTTTCCCGAGACGCTGTTCCTGATAGGCGCGCTGCTCGCCGTGTTCTGGCTGCTGGACCGCTGGTACTGCCAGCGCGAGGGCGGTCCCAGGCAAGACCCGACACCGGATGACGCGGCGAGCTTCGGCATCGAGGGCGGCATCAATCTGCTGCTGCTGGCCGCCGTGGTCGGCCTGGTGCTGATGAGCGGCCTGTGGAAGCCGGGTGTCAACTTCCTGCTGGCCGGCATCGAGGTGCCGCTGCCCTCGTTGTTGCGCGACCTGGGCCTGCTGGCCGTGACCTGGCTGTCGCTGCGGCTCACGCCTTCCGCGGTGCGCGAGAGCAACCAGTTCGGCTGGGGGCCCATGCAAGAGGTGGCCAAGCTGTTCGCCGGCATCTTTCTGACCATGATTCCGGTGCTGGCCATGCTCAAGGCCGGCGAGCAGGGCGCCTTCGCGGCCGTGACCCGGGCCGTCACCGGCGCCGACGGCCAGCCGCTGCCCTGGGCCTATTTCTGGTTCAGCGGCCTGCTGTCCTCCTTCCTCGACAACGCGCCCACCTACCTGGTGTTCTTCAACCTGGCCGGTGGCGACGCGCAGCAGCTGATGGGGCCGCTGGCCACGACGCTGGCCGCCGTCTCGGCCGGCTCGGTCTTCATGGGCGCCAACAGCTACATAGGCAATGCGCCCAACTTCATGGTCAAGGCCGTGGTCGAGGAACGCGGCATCGCCATGCCCAGCTTCTTCGGCTACATGGCCTGGTCGGGTGCGGTGCTCTTGCCGCTGTTCCTGCTGATGACGCTGATCTTCTTCCGCTGA
- a CDS encoding histone deacetylase, whose product MLAFHSDAHSLALPPGHRFPQDKYRMLREALESEPGLLRLQAARPATESELALVHEAGYIDAVMQGRLSEAAQREIGFPWSPAMAERSRHSVGATIQAARAALEEGVAANLAGGTHHAYSHKGSGYCVFNDVAVAARLMQAERAGLRVLVIDLDVHQGNGTAAIFSGDDSVFTLSMHGARNFPFRKEASDLDVELPDGCTDEPYLAALDAALTTVWSRLATQPPGLAFYLAGADPHEGDRLGRLKLSYAGLRERDRRVLTELRERGIPVAMAMAGGYGHDLATTVAVQVNTLSEAVHSWRLWQTRR is encoded by the coding sequence ATGCTGGCCTTCCATTCCGACGCCCACAGCCTGGCCCTGCCGCCGGGGCACCGCTTTCCTCAGGACAAGTACCGGATGCTGCGCGAGGCCCTGGAGAGCGAGCCCGGCCTCTTGCGCCTGCAGGCGGCCCGGCCGGCGACCGAGAGCGAACTCGCCCTGGTCCACGAGGCGGGCTACATAGACGCGGTGATGCAGGGGCGGCTGAGCGAGGCTGCCCAGCGCGAGATCGGCTTCCCCTGGTCGCCCGCCATGGCGGAGCGTTCCCGCCATTCGGTCGGCGCCACCATCCAGGCGGCGCGAGCCGCGCTGGAGGAGGGTGTGGCCGCCAACCTGGCGGGCGGCACCCACCATGCGTATTCGCACAAGGGCTCGGGCTACTGCGTCTTCAATGACGTCGCGGTGGCAGCGCGCTTGATGCAGGCGGAACGCGCGGGCCTGCGCGTGCTGGTCATCGATCTGGACGTCCACCAGGGCAACGGCACGGCGGCGATCTTCAGCGGCGATGACAGCGTCTTCACGTTGTCCATGCACGGCGCGCGCAACTTTCCGTTCCGCAAGGAAGCCAGCGACCTGGACGTGGAGCTGCCGGACGGCTGCACGGACGAGCCCTATCTGGCCGCGCTCGATGCCGCGCTGACCACGGTGTGGTCGCGGCTGGCGACCCAGCCGCCCGGCCTGGCCTTCTACCTGGCGGGTGCCGATCCCCACGAGGGCGACCGCCTGGGCCGCCTCAAGCTGAGCTATGCCGGCCTGCGTGAACGCGACCGGCGTGTGCTGACCGAGCTGCGCGAGCGCGGCATTCCGGTCGCCATGGCCATGGCCGGTGGCTACGGCCATGACCTGGCCACCACGGTGGCAGTGCAAGTGAATACCCTGAGCGAGGCCGTGCACAGCTGGCGGCTGTGGCAAACCCGTCGATGA
- a CDS encoding thiol:disulfide interchange protein DsbA/DsbL — MDRRQFSQAALIAGLSPSFAWAQGRPVEGQHYRKLRMPQPLAGSSAGGEVHEFFWYGCGACFALEAPLQAWLSRKPAEVQFKRTPAVIRKVAEAHQRIFYTLEAMGLGDKLHARLFNALQVEQLDLSTLPDIQAFVSRSGFDGARFAQLWNSFSVDGRCRQAQAAATAYEVDGVPWLVVNGQYATSPVMAKGNNEALAVVDYLLKLKA; from the coding sequence ATGGACCGCCGCCAGTTCAGCCAAGCCGCCCTGATTGCGGGCCTGTCGCCCAGCTTTGCCTGGGCCCAGGGCCGGCCCGTCGAAGGTCAGCACTACCGCAAGCTTCGCATGCCCCAGCCGCTGGCCGGCAGCAGCGCGGGTGGCGAGGTGCACGAGTTCTTCTGGTACGGCTGCGGCGCCTGCTTTGCGCTTGAGGCGCCGCTGCAGGCCTGGCTGTCCCGCAAGCCGGCCGAGGTGCAGTTCAAGCGCACCCCGGCCGTGATCCGCAAGGTGGCCGAGGCCCACCAGCGCATCTTCTACACGCTGGAGGCCATGGGCCTGGGCGACAAGCTGCATGCGCGGCTGTTCAACGCGCTGCAAGTCGAGCAGCTGGACCTGAGCACCCTGCCCGACATCCAGGCCTTCGTCAGCCGCAGCGGCTTTGACGGTGCCCGCTTTGCCCAGCTCTGGAATTCCTTCTCGGTCGATGGCCGCTGCCGCCAGGCCCAGGCCGCGGCCACGGCCTACGAGGTCGACGGCGTGCCCTGGCTGGTGGTCAATGGCCAGTACGCCACCTCGCCGGTCATGGCCAAGGGCAACAACGAAGCCCTGGCCGTGGTCGACTACCTGCTGAAGCTCAAGGCCTAA